A section of the Candidatus Latescibacterota bacterium genome encodes:
- the gcvT gene encoding glycine cleavage system aminomethyltransferase GcvT codes for MTTPPRKTPLNAWHREQGGKLVDFAGWELPVHYGSLLDEHRAVRTRAGLFDVSHMGEILVEGPGALEGVQRLVTNDCARLAIGEILYTVACKEDGGVLDDLLVYRLGEERFLLVVNAANSDKLAAWTAKQLAGGPDLRDASADFAQLALQGPASREILQDVPAFAPLAERLATLPFYHFLETRFDGAPVLLSRTGYTGEPGYELYLAPDAAPALAAALMRAGGARGLVPAGLGCRDTLRFEASYCLYGHELDEATDPFEAGLFWLVKLEKGDFIGRDALRRRKDDPAARRLVGLALPGRKIARQGYAVHADDDAPVGAVTSGSFAPTLDQSLAMALVRRDRVKQPLRVEIRGERVDARTVKLPFYTQPALRA; via the coding sequence ATCACGACACCGCCACGCAAGACTCCGCTGAACGCCTGGCACCGCGAGCAGGGCGGCAAGCTGGTGGATTTCGCCGGCTGGGAACTGCCCGTCCACTACGGCTCGCTGCTGGACGAACACCGCGCCGTGCGCACGCGCGCGGGCCTCTTCGACGTCAGCCACATGGGCGAGATCCTGGTGGAGGGACCGGGCGCGCTGGAGGGCGTGCAGCGGCTCGTCACCAACGACTGCGCGCGGCTGGCGATCGGCGAGATCCTCTACACCGTGGCCTGCAAGGAGGACGGGGGCGTCCTCGACGACCTTCTCGTCTACCGCCTCGGTGAGGAGCGCTTCCTGCTGGTGGTCAACGCCGCCAACAGCGACAAGCTCGCCGCCTGGACGGCGAAGCAGCTGGCCGGCGGCCCGGACCTGCGCGACGCCTCCGCCGACTTCGCCCAGCTCGCGCTGCAGGGGCCGGCCAGCCGCGAGATCCTGCAGGACGTGCCGGCCTTCGCGCCGCTGGCCGAACGTCTCGCCACGCTGCCCTTCTACCACTTCCTCGAGACGCGCTTCGACGGCGCGCCCGTGCTGCTCAGCCGCACGGGCTACACCGGCGAGCCCGGCTACGAGCTCTACCTGGCCCCGGACGCCGCGCCCGCGCTCGCCGCCGCGCTGATGCGCGCGGGCGGGGCGCGAGGGCTCGTCCCCGCCGGTCTGGGCTGTCGCGACACCCTGCGTTTCGAGGCGTCCTACTGCCTCTACGGCCACGAGCTCGACGAGGCGACGGACCCCTTCGAGGCGGGCCTTTTCTGGCTTGTGAAACTGGAGAAGGGGGATTTCATTGGCCGGGACGCGCTGCGGCGGCGCAAGGACGACCCCGCGGCGCGGCGCCTGGTGGGCCTCGCCTTGCCCGGGCGCAAGATCGCGCGCCAGGGCTATGCCGTCCACGCGGACGACGACGCCCCCGTGGGCGCGGTCACGAGCGGCAGCTTCGCGCCGACGCTCGACCAGAGTCTCGCCATGGCCCTGGTCCGGCGCGACCGGGTGAAGCAGCCGCTTCGCGTGGAGATCCGCGGCGAGCGCGTGGACGCCCGCACGGTCAAGTTGCCTTTCTATACTCAACCGGCGCTTCGCGCCTAG
- the gcvPB gene encoding aminomethyl-transferring glycine dehydrogenase subunit GcvPB: MSATLFDKSRAGRPGFALPADGPTGGARLAADKRRRSPAGLPELGELEVLRHFVGLSQLNHSIARGFYPLGSCTMKYNPVQNELLAALPGFAGCHPEQPQETVQGSLALMHALERALVAITGLPAFTLQPAAGAQGEYVAMKIARRYHADRGEARDVVLIPDSAHGTNPASVAMAGLRSVTVKSGPDGLVDLAALEAALNADVAAVMLTNPNTLGLFESSIREIVKAVHAAGALVYMDGANMNALVGRVRPGDIGFDMMHLNLHKTFSTPHGGGGPGAGPVGVRADLADYLPGLRVTEADGVYSASPAPKSVGDVHGRHGNFGMLLRAYAYILRYGGDGLADISGGAVLNANYLQARLRHLLEIPHDGLCMHEFVASGTPLRKHGVRTTDVAKRLLDFGVHAPTIYFPLIVPEALMIEPTETETKETLDAFVEIMERIVMEASSEPALLTEAPHATPVGRLDEARAAKLLEVVQPLPLDDAAGDRATAPPTAGARS, from the coding sequence ATGAGCGCCACCCTCTTCGACAAGAGCCGCGCGGGCCGTCCCGGCTTCGCGCTCCCCGCCGATGGCCCGACCGGCGGCGCGCGCCTCGCCGCGGACAAGCGCCGCCGCTCGCCGGCGGGGCTGCCGGAGCTGGGCGAGCTCGAGGTGCTGCGGCACTTCGTGGGTCTCAGCCAGCTCAACCACTCCATCGCGCGCGGCTTCTATCCGCTGGGCTCCTGCACCATGAAGTACAACCCGGTGCAGAACGAGCTGCTGGCGGCGCTGCCCGGCTTCGCGGGCTGCCATCCCGAGCAGCCGCAGGAGACCGTGCAGGGTTCGCTCGCGCTGATGCACGCGCTCGAGCGCGCGCTCGTGGCGATCACCGGACTGCCGGCCTTCACGCTGCAGCCGGCGGCCGGCGCCCAGGGCGAGTACGTCGCCATGAAGATCGCGCGGCGCTATCACGCCGACCGGGGCGAGGCGCGCGACGTCGTCCTGATCCCCGACAGCGCCCACGGCACGAACCCCGCCAGCGTGGCCATGGCCGGCCTGCGCTCGGTGACGGTGAAGTCCGGCCCCGACGGCCTCGTGGACCTCGCCGCGCTCGAGGCAGCCCTGAACGCCGATGTGGCCGCCGTGATGCTCACCAACCCCAACACGCTGGGGCTCTTCGAGTCGAGCATCCGCGAGATCGTGAAGGCGGTCCACGCGGCCGGCGCGCTGGTCTACATGGACGGCGCCAACATGAACGCGCTGGTGGGGCGGGTGCGCCCCGGCGACATCGGCTTCGACATGATGCACCTCAACCTGCACAAGACCTTCTCCACGCCCCACGGCGGCGGCGGCCCGGGCGCCGGACCCGTGGGCGTGCGCGCGGACCTGGCCGACTACCTGCCCGGCCTGCGCGTCACCGAGGCGGACGGCGTCTACAGCGCGTCGCCCGCGCCGAAGAGCGTGGGCGACGTCCATGGCCGCCACGGCAACTTCGGCATGCTGCTGCGCGCCTACGCCTACATCCTGCGCTACGGCGGCGACGGTCTCGCCGACATCAGCGGCGGCGCGGTGCTCAACGCCAACTACCTGCAGGCCCGGCTGCGCCATCTGCTCGAGATTCCCCACGACGGCCTGTGCATGCACGAGTTCGTCGCCAGCGGCACGCCGCTGCGCAAGCACGGGGTGCGCACCACGGACGTGGCCAAGCGCCTGCTCGACTTCGGCGTGCACGCGCCCACGATCTACTTCCCGCTCATCGTCCCCGAGGCGCTGATGATCGAGCCCACGGAGACCGAGACCAAGGAGACGCTCGACGCCTTCGTCGAGATCATGGAGCGCATCGTCATGGAGGCGTCCAGCGAGCCGGCGCTGCTCACCGAGGCGCCGCACGCGACGCCCGTGGGCCGTCTCGACGAGGCCCGCGCCGCGAAGCTCCTGGAGGTCGTGCAGCCGCTGCCGCTGGACGACGCCGCCGGCGACCGCGCCACCGCACCCCCGACCGCGGGGGCGCGCTCCTGA
- a CDS encoding ABC transporter ATP-binding protein: MLRVRGLRVEHAGHRPPLALVDGVDLALDAGETVCLVGESGCGKSLSALSLPGLLPAGLRRRSESLRWRGREIGALDERALRRLRGAEIGVVFQEPMTSLNPVLRVATQIGEVLREHRGLGRREARARAEQLLAEVGVPAPGARLDSYPHELSGGLRQRVMIAMALACDPALLIADEPTTALDVSLQAQVLALLAGLRERRGLALLFITHDLGVVAALGGRVMVMYAGQVVETGPAATLLAAPAHPYTRALLASLPRVDRRVAMAGIPGSVPPAGRAPAGCRFRDRCGLARPGCERPQTLTPLDAEGSLSARCWLAAEGAP; the protein is encoded by the coding sequence CTGCTGCGCGTGCGCGGACTGCGCGTGGAGCACGCCGGCCACCGGCCGCCGCTGGCCCTGGTGGACGGCGTGGATCTCGCGCTCGACGCCGGCGAGACGGTCTGCCTGGTGGGGGAGTCCGGCTGCGGCAAGAGCCTCTCCGCGCTGTCGCTGCCCGGGCTGTTGCCCGCGGGGCTCCGGCGCCGCAGCGAGAGCCTGCGCTGGCGTGGCCGCGAGATCGGCGCCCTGGACGAGCGCGCGCTGCGCCGGCTGCGCGGCGCCGAGATCGGCGTCGTCTTCCAGGAGCCCATGACCAGCCTCAATCCCGTGCTCCGCGTCGCCACCCAGATCGGGGAAGTCCTGCGCGAGCACCGCGGGCTCGGGCGGCGCGAGGCGCGCGCGCGCGCCGAACAGCTGCTGGCCGAGGTGGGCGTGCCGGCGCCCGGCGCGCGGCTCGACAGCTATCCGCACGAGCTCAGCGGCGGACTGCGGCAGCGCGTCATGATCGCCATGGCCCTGGCCTGCGATCCGGCGCTGCTCATCGCCGACGAGCCGACCACCGCCCTCGACGTCAGCCTGCAGGCCCAGGTGCTGGCGCTCCTCGCCGGCCTGCGGGAACGCCGCGGGCTGGCGCTGCTCTTCATCACCCACGACCTCGGCGTGGTGGCGGCTCTCGGCGGGCGCGTCATGGTGATGTACGCCGGCCAGGTGGTGGAGACGGGCCCGGCGGCCACGCTGCTCGCCGCGCCGGCGCACCCCTACACGCGCGCGCTGCTGGCGAGCCTGCCGCGCGTGGACCGCCGCGTGGCCATGGCCGGCATCCCGGGCAGCGTGCCGCCCGCGGGCAGGGCCCCGGCGGGCTGCCGCTTCAGGGATCGCTGCGGGCTGGCCCGGCCCGGCTGCGAGCGGCCGCAGACGCTGACGCCGCTGGACGCGGAGGGGTCGCTCAGCGCGCGCTGCTGGCTGGCGGCGGAGGGCGCGCCGTGA
- the gcvH gene encoding glycine cleavage system protein GcvH — MSDYPADYRYTKEHEWVSVEGDVATIGITDYAQGELGDIIYLELPEVGTHVGKGDPFGTVEAVKTVEEIYAPVTGEVLEINDGLEEHPEQVNQSAFHEGWLVRIKMSDPSELEALMDSEGYLELVGE, encoded by the coding sequence GTGAGCGACTACCCCGCGGACTATCGTTACACCAAGGAGCACGAGTGGGTGTCGGTGGAGGGTGACGTGGCCACCATCGGCATCACCGACTACGCGCAGGGCGAGCTGGGCGACATCATCTACCTGGAGTTGCCCGAGGTGGGGACCCACGTGGGCAAGGGCGATCCCTTCGGCACCGTCGAGGCGGTGAAGACCGTCGAGGAGATCTACGCGCCGGTGACCGGCGAGGTGCTCGAGATCAACGACGGCCTCGAGGAGCATCCCGAGCAGGTGAACCAGTCGGCCTTCCACGAGGGCTGGCTGGTGCGGATCAAGATGAGCGACCCGTCCGAACTGGAGGCGCTCATGGACAGCGAAGGCTACCTGGAGCTGGTGGGAGAGTAG
- the gcvPA gene encoding aminomethyl-transferring glycine dehydrogenase subunit GcvPA, translating into MRGFLPHTPAEIEAMLGAVGVGSIDDLFATVPADCRWAGPLDLPPGEDEYRVGERIGALAAMNRPAGGRLNFMGGGAYDRIQPAVMAQVLARPEFYSAYTPYQPEVSQGTLQVIFEFQTLMARLTGMAVANASLYDGASALAEAVLLAGAATGRRRVLLPASLNPGCRRVVGTYADGQDMQLVSLPWSADGGLDPAAVESALATGDVAALVVQSPNHFGVVEDLGRLAPFAKAAGALLLVHADPSSLGVLEAPGHYGADVVTGEGQSLGLPLSFGGPYLGVIGVSRELVRRLPGRLVGRTVDAQGRPGFVLTLQTREQHIRREKATSNICTNQGLMALAATVYLAALGEGGLAALGEGLANRAGSLAARAAALPGFRVPFGGDIFQEFVLEAPVPAATLMAAARERGIAAGLPLGADFPALGENALLVTVSEKHGAEALDRYVDFLKEFAR; encoded by the coding sequence ATGCGCGGCTTCCTGCCCCATACGCCGGCCGAGATCGAGGCCATGCTCGGCGCCGTGGGCGTCGGCTCGATCGACGACCTCTTCGCCACCGTCCCCGCGGACTGCCGCTGGGCCGGTCCCCTCGACCTGCCGCCCGGCGAGGACGAGTACCGCGTCGGCGAGCGCATCGGCGCGCTGGCGGCCATGAACCGCCCCGCGGGCGGGCGGCTCAACTTCATGGGCGGCGGCGCCTACGACCGCATCCAGCCCGCGGTCATGGCGCAGGTGCTGGCGCGGCCGGAGTTCTACTCGGCCTACACGCCCTATCAGCCCGAGGTCTCCCAGGGCACCCTGCAGGTGATCTTCGAGTTCCAGACGCTGATGGCGCGCCTCACCGGCATGGCCGTGGCGAACGCGAGCCTCTACGACGGCGCGAGCGCGCTGGCGGAGGCGGTCCTGCTGGCCGGCGCGGCCACGGGACGGCGGCGCGTCCTGCTGCCGGCGAGCCTGAACCCCGGCTGCCGCCGCGTGGTGGGCACCTATGCCGACGGCCAGGACATGCAGCTCGTCTCGCTGCCCTGGAGCGCGGACGGCGGGCTCGACCCGGCGGCCGTGGAGTCGGCGCTGGCCACGGGCGACGTGGCCGCGCTGGTGGTGCAGAGCCCGAATCACTTCGGGGTGGTGGAGGACCTGGGCCGCCTCGCGCCCTTCGCGAAGGCCGCCGGCGCGCTGCTGCTGGTCCACGCGGATCCCAGCAGCCTGGGCGTGCTCGAGGCGCCGGGCCACTACGGCGCGGACGTGGTCACCGGCGAGGGGCAGAGCCTCGGCCTGCCGCTGAGCTTCGGCGGGCCCTACCTCGGCGTCATCGGCGTGAGCCGCGAGCTGGTGCGCCGGCTGCCCGGCCGCCTGGTCGGACGCACGGTGGACGCGCAGGGGCGCCCCGGCTTCGTCCTCACGCTGCAGACCCGCGAGCAGCACATCCGTCGCGAGAAGGCCACGAGCAACATCTGCACGAACCAGGGGCTGATGGCCCTGGCCGCCACCGTCTACCTGGCCGCGCTGGGCGAGGGCGGCCTGGCCGCGCTGGGCGAGGGGCTGGCCAACCGCGCCGGCAGCCTGGCGGCGCGCGCGGCGGCGCTGCCCGGCTTCCGCGTGCCCTTCGGCGGGGACATCTTCCAGGAGTTCGTGCTGGAGGCGCCCGTGCCCGCGGCCACGCTGATGGCGGCGGCGCGCGAGCGCGGGATCGCCGCGGGGCTGCCCCTGGGCGCGGACTTCCCCGCGCTGGGGGAGAACGCGCTGCTGGTGACCGTCTCGGAGAAGCACGGCGCCGAGGCGCTGGACCGCTACGTGGACTTCCTGAAGGAGTTCGCACGATGA
- a CDS encoding TonB-dependent receptor, with amino-acid sequence MTGRRLRTVCLLLTLLMVPTLTWAQNIGTIRGQITDDQTGGPLGYANVTVKDTNFGAMTLEDGTFSFVLPAGTYTVVVTYLGYESVTRDGVVINGERTTTLDVELKPSVALAMDAFVVEGDAPVVDVKSSSETKKKDSEDLTAFAVDNVQEAMALEAGITMKGGDLYVRGGRSGEVSMMIDGVPVNDPLGGAVQVSNVAVAEAEAVIGGMDAEFGNAQSAVFNIVTREGGSQFEGSVRYWTDDYGRQDKTYTNYDRLAVGLGGPLVSDDFRWFLSAEAQGSDGEDLTLDRREEWSALGGFLKFKDRASSSLNVQNKLTWRVNPDLKLNLEGNISWDSNDRYIHNWNQEGYVNRLHLFERLELSGETDPNQGEQFFYVVRGTLPVLHGPWYQAYVQDKERQRQGLPTDFEKVLIKYKPSGAGSSVYEVVDAMRVKSAFSGTEFLVLTDELFDGFMDTLSRWSYIQNDSSQVYYNSAEHTPTSTSFTNSVKFVAVHNVSDNVFYKLALTRLGFERHSAVDGKSPVEYSTAGLPATLHNGATVRSVSGEIYYTDPNNPFLASAYDYPNYFDRNSTSWIAKFDLTSNRWKSHKIKTGFLAQYNDMYNEQLTAPGRTRILVDDQTGRVLGEAQGRSANIFHNYAPLTAFYVQDRWEYKGMVVNGGVRYDLFSPGSGVDILLRAEGVDPTIKRYKQSLSPRLGLAFPITDRDVFHFHYGRFIQAPSNNDLFQTQDPNAGVGILGNPDLKPEITISYQAGVKHQFTEHVVGDFAIFYKDIYDLISSTTAIDTVSGNQFGRYINKAYASARGLEITLNRQFADNYGGQIAYTLSYADGVASDAEFGATSAAGLTHLPTKELPLRWDERHSVSASLRLADPGSWGGSLIYSFGSGFPYTPAFPDVRRQDPELENSRRYPATHSLSMQAEKYFNVWGQDLTLFFDGRNLLDQDQIANHDPGIFPALRYAQNGYTTYLTETGNYGGAYRTDLDGDGEDEYHPVEDPRVYSPHRIFRIGFGFEF; translated from the coding sequence ATGACCGGTCGACGACTGCGCACCGTGTGCCTACTGCTCACCCTGCTCATGGTTCCCACCCTGACGTGGGCCCAGAACATCGGCACGATCCGGGGGCAGATCACCGACGACCAGACCGGCGGCCCGCTGGGCTACGCCAACGTCACCGTGAAGGACACGAACTTCGGCGCCATGACGCTGGAGGACGGCACCTTCAGCTTCGTCCTGCCCGCCGGCACCTACACGGTGGTCGTGACCTACCTGGGCTACGAGTCCGTCACCCGCGACGGCGTCGTGATCAACGGCGAGCGGACCACGACCCTCGACGTCGAGCTGAAGCCCAGCGTCGCGCTGGCCATGGACGCGTTCGTGGTCGAGGGCGATGCGCCGGTGGTGGACGTGAAGAGCTCGTCGGAGACCAAGAAGAAGGACTCCGAAGACCTGACCGCCTTCGCGGTGGACAACGTCCAGGAGGCCATGGCCCTCGAGGCCGGCATCACCATGAAGGGCGGCGACCTCTACGTCCGCGGCGGCCGGTCGGGCGAGGTCTCGATGATGATCGACGGCGTGCCCGTGAACGACCCGCTGGGCGGCGCCGTGCAGGTGTCCAACGTGGCGGTGGCCGAGGCCGAGGCCGTGATCGGCGGCATGGACGCCGAGTTCGGCAACGCGCAGTCGGCGGTGTTCAACATCGTGACGCGCGAGGGCGGCAGCCAGTTCGAGGGCTCCGTGCGCTACTGGACGGACGACTACGGCCGCCAGGACAAGACCTACACCAACTACGACCGCCTGGCCGTCGGCCTCGGCGGTCCCCTCGTGAGCGACGACTTCCGCTGGTTCCTCTCCGCCGAGGCCCAGGGTTCCGACGGCGAGGATCTGACCCTCGACCGCCGCGAGGAGTGGAGCGCCCTGGGCGGCTTCCTCAAGTTCAAGGACCGCGCGAGCAGCAGCCTCAACGTCCAGAACAAGCTCACCTGGCGCGTCAATCCCGATCTCAAGCTGAACCTGGAAGGGAACATCAGCTGGGACAGCAACGACCGCTACATCCACAACTGGAACCAGGAGGGCTACGTCAATCGCCTGCACCTCTTCGAGCGCCTGGAGCTCAGCGGCGAGACGGACCCGAACCAGGGCGAGCAGTTCTTCTACGTGGTCCGCGGCACGCTGCCGGTGCTGCACGGCCCCTGGTATCAGGCCTACGTCCAGGACAAGGAGCGCCAGCGCCAGGGTCTGCCCACCGACTTCGAGAAGGTGCTGATCAAGTACAAGCCGTCGGGGGCGGGTTCGTCGGTCTACGAGGTCGTCGACGCCATGCGCGTCAAGAGCGCCTTCTCGGGCACGGAGTTCCTCGTGCTCACGGACGAGCTCTTCGACGGCTTCATGGACACGCTGAGCCGCTGGAGCTACATCCAGAACGACAGCTCGCAGGTCTACTACAACTCGGCCGAGCACACGCCCACGAGCACGAGCTTCACGAACAGCGTCAAGTTCGTGGCCGTGCACAACGTGAGCGACAACGTCTTCTACAAGCTCGCGCTCACCCGCCTCGGCTTCGAGCGGCACAGCGCGGTGGACGGCAAGTCGCCGGTGGAGTACTCCACGGCGGGCCTGCCTGCGACGCTGCACAACGGGGCCACCGTGCGGTCGGTGTCGGGCGAGATCTACTACACCGATCCCAACAACCCCTTCCTGGCCTCCGCCTACGACTACCCGAACTACTTCGACCGCAACTCCACGAGCTGGATCGCCAAGTTCGACCTGACCAGCAACCGCTGGAAGTCGCACAAGATCAAGACGGGCTTCCTCGCCCAGTACAACGACATGTACAACGAGCAGCTCACGGCGCCCGGCCGCACGCGCATCCTCGTGGACGACCAGACCGGCCGCGTGCTGGGCGAGGCGCAGGGGCGCAGCGCGAACATCTTCCACAACTACGCGCCGCTGACGGCCTTCTACGTGCAGGACCGCTGGGAGTACAAGGGCATGGTGGTGAACGGCGGCGTGCGCTACGACCTGTTCAGCCCGGGCAGCGGCGTGGACATCCTGCTGCGCGCGGAGGGCGTGGATCCCACGATCAAGCGCTACAAGCAGTCGCTGAGTCCGCGGCTGGGCCTGGCCTTCCCGATCACCGACCGCGACGTGTTCCACTTCCACTACGGTCGCTTCATCCAGGCGCCCTCGAACAACGACCTCTTCCAGACCCAGGACCCGAATGCGGGCGTGGGCATCCTGGGCAACCCGGACCTGAAGCCGGAGATCACCATCTCCTATCAGGCCGGCGTGAAGCACCAGTTCACCGAGCACGTGGTGGGCGACTTCGCCATCTTCTACAAGGACATCTACGACCTGATCAGCTCCACCACGGCCATCGACACGGTGAGCGGCAACCAGTTCGGGCGCTACATCAACAAGGCCTACGCCTCGGCGCGCGGTCTGGAGATCACGCTCAACCGGCAGTTCGCGGACAACTACGGCGGGCAGATCGCCTACACGCTGAGCTACGCGGACGGCGTGGCCTCGGACGCGGAGTTCGGCGCCACCAGCGCCGCGGGCCTGACGCACCTGCCCACGAAGGAGCTGCCGCTGCGCTGGGACGAGCGTCACTCGGTCTCGGCCAGCCTCCGTCTGGCCGACCCCGGCAGCTGGGGCGGCTCGCTGATCTACAGCTTCGGCTCGGGCTTCCCCTACACGCCGGCCTTCCCGGACGTGCGTCGGCAGGACCCCGAACTCGAGAACTCGCGGCGCTATCCGGCCACCCACAGCCTGTCGATGCAGGCGGAGAAGTACTTCAACGTCTGGGGTCAGGATCTGACCCTCTTCTTCGACGGCCGCAATCTGCTGGACCAGGATCAGATCGCCAACCACGATCCGGGCATCTTCCCCGCGCTCCGCTACGCCCAGAACGGCTACACGACCTACCTGACGGAGACCGGCAACTACGGCGGCGCCTACCGGACCGATCTGGATGGCGACGGCGAGGACGAATACCACCCGGTTGAGGATCCGCGCGTCTACTCGCCGCACCGGATCTTCCGCATCGGCTTTGGCTTCGAGTTCTAG
- a CDS encoding ABC transporter ATP-binding protein codes for MSVTGRPPLLQVRGLEKRYPGGRGGGTLAALRGVDLDLRRGEILGVAGESGCGKTTLARCILALERPDAGSVAVDGRALAGLDRRALRGLRRRMQLVFQDPYGSLNPRLRVGDIVGEGLTVHGLARGAERARRVAALLERVGLDPAEARRRPHEFSGGQRQRVGIARALACGPDLLVADEPVSALDVSVQAQILLLLDELRRSMGLAILIISHDLAVLRQLCDRVAVMYLGQVVEEGPAEAVLGDPRHPYTRALRAAAPRAEAGAAPPAPLPGEPADAGDRLVGCAFAPRCPLALTRCGLEAPALLEGADGRRLRCPVTLAGGQESG; via the coding sequence GTGAGCGTCACCGGGCGGCCGCCACTGCTGCAGGTGCGGGGGCTCGAGAAGCGCTACCCCGGCGGACGGGGCGGCGGCACGCTGGCGGCGCTGCGCGGCGTGGACCTCGACCTGCGGCGCGGCGAGATCCTCGGCGTGGCCGGCGAGTCCGGCTGCGGCAAGACAACCCTCGCGCGCTGCATCCTGGCCCTGGAACGCCCCGACGCCGGCAGCGTGGCCGTGGACGGCCGCGCGCTGGCCGGCCTGGACCGTCGCGCCCTGCGCGGGCTGCGGCGCCGGATGCAGCTCGTCTTCCAGGATCCCTACGGCTCGCTGAACCCCCGGCTGCGGGTGGGGGACATCGTCGGCGAGGGGCTCACGGTGCACGGCCTGGCCCGGGGCGCCGAGCGCGCGCGCCGCGTGGCCGCCCTGCTCGAGCGCGTGGGGCTGGATCCCGCCGAGGCGCGGCGGCGCCCGCACGAGTTCTCGGGCGGGCAACGTCAGCGGGTGGGGATCGCGCGGGCGCTGGCCTGCGGGCCGGACCTGCTAGTGGCCGACGAGCCCGTCAGCGCCCTGGACGTGTCGGTGCAGGCGCAGATCCTTCTATTATTGGACGAGCTCCGGCGCAGCATGGGCCTGGCCATCCTGATCATCAGCCACGACCTGGCGGTGCTCCGTCAGCTCTGCGACCGGGTGGCGGTGATGTACCTGGGGCAGGTGGTGGAGGAGGGCCCCGCCGAAGCGGTGCTGGGCGATCCCCGTCATCCCTACACGCGGGCGCTGCGCGCGGCGGCGCCCCGGGCCGAGGCGGGCGCCGCGCCTCCGGCGCCGCTTCCGGGAGAGCCGGCGGATGCGGGCGACCGGCTCGTGGGCTGCGCCTTCGCGCCCCGCTGTCCGCTGGCCCTTACGCGGTGCGGGCTGGAGGCGCCCGCGCTGCTGGAAGGCGCGGATGGACGCCGCCTGCGCTGTCCGGTGACCCTGGCGGGCGGGCAAGAATCCGGTTGA
- a CDS encoding PorV/PorQ family protein, with product MKRTALLALTLVLFAQGAQAQIFEKVGTFGGQFLKIGPTARAAGMGNGFVAVADDASATYWNPGGLVDVPRTALHLDHVEWPADIKLDFVSYVFHTPYLPGVLGLTARALTMDPQVERTIYLPNGTGREFDAGDMSFGITYAQYFTERFSTGFTAHFIHMGLADKSVNTSAFDFGLVYRIGIRGMRLGMVVQNAGGEVDYDSQPAKLPIMFKVGLSAEAFDVGPHHMTSVIEFSHPPDNKERANLGVEYGFNRFFFLRSGYNAGYDANGLTGGFGLEIGTSERSRLLVDYAFEDLSYLGGAHRFSVSFAY from the coding sequence GTGAAACGCACAGCCCTGCTGGCTCTGACCCTCGTCCTGTTTGCACAGGGAGCCCAGGCGCAGATCTTCGAGAAGGTGGGCACCTTCGGTGGCCAGTTCCTCAAGATCGGTCCCACGGCGCGAGCGGCGGGCATGGGCAACGGCTTCGTGGCCGTGGCCGATGACGCCAGCGCCACCTACTGGAACCCCGGCGGCCTGGTGGACGTGCCCCGCACGGCACTGCACCTGGACCACGTCGAGTGGCCGGCGGACATCAAGCTGGACTTCGTGTCCTACGTCTTCCACACGCCCTATCTGCCCGGCGTGCTGGGCCTGACGGCCCGCGCCCTGACGATGGACCCGCAGGTGGAGCGCACCATCTACCTGCCCAACGGCACGGGCCGCGAATTCGACGCCGGTGACATGAGCTTCGGCATCACCTATGCCCAGTACTTCACCGAGCGCTTCTCGACGGGCTTCACGGCGCACTTCATCCACATGGGGCTCGCCGACAAGTCCGTGAACACCTCGGCCTTCGATTTCGGTCTGGTGTATCGCATCGGCATCCGCGGCATGCGCCTGGGCATGGTGGTGCAGAACGCCGGCGGCGAGGTGGACTACGACTCCCAGCCGGCCAAGCTGCCCATCATGTTCAAGGTGGGCCTGTCGGCGGAGGCGTTCGACGTCGGTCCGCACCACATGACCAGCGTGATCGAGTTCAGCCATCCGCCGGACAACAAGGAGCGCGCGAACCTGGGCGTGGAGTACGGGTTCAACCGCTTCTTCTTCCTGCGCAGCGGCTACAACGCCGGCTACGACGCCAACGGCCTCACCGGCGGCTTCGGCCTCGAGATCGGGACGAGCGAGCGCTCGCGGCTGCTCGTCGACTACGCCTTCGAGGATCTGTCCTACCTGGGTGGCGCTCATCGCTTCAGCGTGAGCTTCGCCTACTAG